The nucleotide sequence CGCAGTGAGCAGTTCCCCGCCGTGTGGACCGGCGCCAACCGGGCCGCCCACACCGCCGTCGTGGGCGCCCTCACCGGCAAGGGCGGCGGGCCGGTCGGCGTCGAGGGCCACACCGTCACCCTCAACGTCGGCGCCGCCGTGGAGCGGGTCAGACAGCAACTGGTGGACGCCGGGCTCCCCGTGGTGACCGGCATCCCCGACATCCACCAGCGGCTCGTCCTCTTCCACTCCGACCGGCTCGACACCATCAGACGGTCGGCGCGCTTCCTCGACCTGGCGGGCAACTGGCTGCCCGCGCTGACGGTGACCCTCGGCGGCACCGGAGTGCTGCTCGCCCACCGGCGCCGCCGGGCGCTCGCCCGCGCGGCCCTGGGCACCGCGCTCGCCTCCCTCGCCCTGGCGCTGGCCCTCACGGTGGGCCGTAGCTACTACCTCGACCATGTGCCGGTGAGCGTGCTGTCCAGGGAGGCCGCCTCGGTCCTCTTCGACACGGTGGTGCGCTTTCTGCGGGTCACCGTGCTCACCGTGCTGGTGCTCGGCGTCGTGGTCGCGCTCGGCGCCTATCTGACCGGCCCGGGGCGGCTGCCGAGCACGGTACGCGGCACGGCGGAGGTCCTCGCCGACGGCGCGGCCCGCTGGGGCGCGTCCCACGGGATGCGTACCGGCCGGGCCGGTATCTGGACCGCGGACCACCGGCGGGGGCTGACGACGGCGGCCCTGCTGGTGCCGGTCGCGGTGTTCGCCCTGTGGAACCACCCCACCGTGCTGACGGTGCTCTTCCTGGTGCTGATCCTGCTGGCCGCCCTCGCGGTGATCGCCCTCCTGTCCGCCACGGGCCGCACGGGGGCGCACGGCAGGGGCCGTTAGGGGCCACAGGCTTGTCAGGGGGCAGAGGGCCAGTGGGCCAGAGGGCCAGGCCGTCAGGGGGTCAGGATGAGCACGATGAAGATCAGGCATGCGGCGACATTGACCACCCAGCTATGGGTGGCGAGCCACTCCCGGAGCCGGGGCATCGCGCGTCGCGCCCGGTCGCCGAGGAGGAGGTAGACCAGTAGCGGCAGCGCCGCGATCAGTACGGTTGCGGCGATGAACGGCAGCGCCGCCGCCAGCCCCGCCTGGTGCTGCTCCAGATTCGCCCCTACGGTCAGCATGACCACGATGTCGGACGGCATGAACAGGATGATCAGAAACCCGGTCGTGAGCGCCTTACGGGCATCGGCTTCCATCAGCGCGCCCAGCCACTTCGGCGGCTCGACCGTCCGCCGCTTCACCACGTTCTTGACGGCGACCAGTGCCAACAGCCCCACCAGCACGAGCTGTACGACCGACGCGGCCGATCCCCGATGGTCCGGGCTGCCCGGCGCGACCACCTGCCCCAGCAGCCCGCACAGCCCCCGGGCGAGAGCGACTCCCGCCGCGGTCGCGACCGCCACCCCGAGCAGAAACGCCAGGGACACCCGCACCGGCCGCGCGGTGGTCACCAGGATGACCGCGGCCACGATCTGAGGGCCGGCCATCATGGTGACGGCCAGGGGGAGAATCTGGAGATCCATGGCCGCCTGCCCCTTCCCGCCCGCGTCGCCCGATCACCCTCCCGACTCCCCTTTCTACGCACGGCCCGCCGCCACGGCATCCGGTGCTGCGCCGACCGTGGCGCCGTAAGCTGAAGGTGTGGGCTCCGGCGGGGCGCTCAAGGCCGCGCCGGGCGTGGCCGACGGGAGGCTGACGATGGACTACCCACTGCTGAATGTTTTCCTGACCACGATGTGGGTCTTTCTCTGGATCCTCTGGCTGGCGCTTCTGTTCCGTGTCTTCACCGACCTCTTCCGTGACGACTCGCTGAGCGGCTGGGCCAAGGCGGGCTGGACCGTCTTCGCCCTCGTGCTGCCGTTCCTCGGGGTCTTCGTGTACCTGGTGGCACGGGGGCGGGGGATGGGCATGCGCGAGATGAAGCGTGCCGAGCAGGC is from Streptomyces hygroscopicus and encodes:
- a CDS encoding membrane protein → MDYPLLNVFLTTMWVFLWILWLALLFRVFTDLFRDDSLSGWAKAGWTVFALVLPFLGVFVYLVARGRGMGMREMKRAEQAEKDFREYMRTTATTGRAEELEHLVELKNHGDLTPEEYERAKAKVLAA